In bacterium, one genomic interval encodes:
- a CDS encoding MFS transporter: MSSWKKVFAILWTGQLFSTLSSAVVGYAVVFWLSIETGSAEVLAVSTIASLLPQLVLGLFTGVLIDRWDRKWIMVAADLFIAVCSAVMAVLFFFGQVKLLHIYGLLALRSIGSAFHVPAMQASVPLLAPESELLRVAGINQAIQSISTIAGPALAALLISQLNMTYVLLFDVIGAAIGCLSLLLIHIPNPEKPAAVQAPDLLAEMKQGVREIYRNTGLLWLFIFMIVANFFLMPVSVLFPLMTLNHFSGGTYEMSVVEIAWGIGMLLGGAMLGIFKPKISNVIQINAMYVLLGLTFLFSGVLRQDGFPLFVFLTFLAGISGAVFFSAFTVVLQTLVDPAALGRVFSIHGSITLLPAMIGLLQTGFIADSIGITNAFIIAGVVIGLVGVVSFFVPAIRRLVAAERAGCSVSG, encoded by the coding sequence ATGTCCTCTTGGAAAAAAGTGTTTGCCATCCTCTGGACCGGACAGCTGTTCTCCACCCTGAGCAGCGCCGTGGTCGGTTATGCGGTCGTTTTCTGGCTGAGCATCGAGACCGGCTCTGCGGAGGTGCTGGCGGTGTCCACCATCGCCAGCCTGTTGCCGCAACTGGTGTTGGGGCTGTTCACCGGCGTGCTGATCGATCGCTGGGATCGCAAGTGGATTATGGTGGCGGCGGACCTGTTCATCGCCGTCTGTTCCGCGGTCATGGCCGTGCTGTTTTTTTTCGGCCAGGTCAAGCTGTTGCACATCTATGGCCTGCTCGCCCTTCGTTCCATCGGCAGCGCCTTTCATGTGCCGGCCATGCAGGCGTCAGTGCCGCTGTTGGCGCCGGAGTCCGAACTCTTGCGCGTGGCCGGCATTAACCAGGCCATCCAGTCCATCAGCACCATCGCCGGCCCGGCTCTGGCTGCCCTGTTGATCAGCCAGTTGAACATGACCTATGTGCTTTTGTTCGACGTGATCGGCGCCGCCATCGGCTGCCTCTCTCTGCTGTTGATTCACATTCCCAATCCGGAAAAGCCTGCGGCCGTGCAGGCGCCCGATCTGCTCGCGGAGATGAAACAGGGAGTGCGGGAAATCTACCGCAACACCGGCTTGCTGTGGCTGTTCATCTTTATGATCGTGGCCAATTTTTTCCTCATGCCTGTCAGCGTGCTGTTCCCGTTGATGACTCTCAACCACTTTTCCGGCGGTACCTATGAGATGAGCGTGGTGGAGATCGCTTGGGGCATCGGCATGCTGCTGGGCGGCGCCATGCTGGGAATTTTCAAGCCCAAAATCAGTAACGTGATCCAGATCAATGCCATGTATGTGCTGCTGGGTTTGACGTTCCTGTTTTCCGGAGTGCTGAGGCAGGATGGATTTCCGCTTTTTGTTTTCCTGACCTTTCTCGCCGGGATTTCGGGCGCGGTTTTTTTCAGCGCATTCACCGTGGTGCTGCAGACTCTGGTGGATCCGGCTGCTCTGGGAAGAGTGTTCTCCATCCACGGCAGCATCACCCTGTTGCCGGCCATGATCGGACTGCTGCAGACCGGCTTTATCGCCGATTCCATCGGCATCACCAACGCCTTTATCATCGCCGGCGTCGTCATCGGGTTGGTCGGTGTGGTTTCGTTTTTCGTCCCTGCCATCCGCCGGCTTGTCGCAGCAGAGCGTGCGGGCTGTTCTGTCAGCGGCTGA
- a CDS encoding ion transporter — protein MSSGSLHRPEHYTRGLLHQLIFESDTKAGRTFNIVLITIILISVATALLDSVHSIRDHYGSLLLVLEWFFTILFTIEYGMRLYSLKHPLRYAVSFYGIIDLLAIVPTYFSLVFPGGQYFLTFRIMRLLRIFRVLKLSEYLNEANVILTALMASRRKISVFLLTVFLLAVIMGSLMYVVEGEANGYTSIPTSIYWAIVTMTTVGYGDLAPQTAVGKMLASIIMMLGYAILAVPTGIVTVEISQASKKKVSTQACPECGAEGHDYDAKHCKYCGARL, from the coding sequence ATGTCAAGCGGATCTCTTCATCGTCCTGAACATTATACACGCGGCCTTTTGCACCAGCTCATTTTTGAATCGGACACCAAGGCAGGCCGCACCTTTAACATTGTTTTAATCACCATCATTCTTATCAGCGTCGCCACTGCGCTGTTGGACAGTGTACACAGCATCAGGGATCACTATGGTTCCCTGCTGCTGGTACTCGAATGGTTCTTCACCATCCTGTTTACCATCGAATATGGAATGCGACTGTACAGCCTGAAGCATCCTTTGCGCTACGCCGTCAGCTTTTACGGCATTATCGATCTGCTGGCGATCGTACCCACCTACTTTAGCCTGGTGTTTCCGGGCGGCCAGTATTTTTTAACGTTCCGTATCATGCGGCTTCTACGCATTTTCCGCGTGCTCAAGCTGTCCGAGTATCTGAACGAAGCCAATGTCATTTTAACCGCGTTGATGGCCAGCCGGCGTAAGATCAGCGTGTTTCTGCTGACCGTATTTCTGCTTGCAGTCATTATGGGTTCGCTGATGTATGTGGTCGAAGGAGAAGCCAACGGCTATACCAGCATTCCGACCAGCATCTATTGGGCCATCGTCACCATGACCACCGTCGGCTACGGCGATCTGGCGCCGCAGACCGCTGTCGGGAAAATGCTGGCTTCGATCATCATGATGCTGGGCTATGCCATTCTGGCTGTGCCCACTGGTATTGTCACTGTCGAGATCTCTCAGGCGAGTAAAAAAAAGGTCTCCACTCAGGCCTGCCCAGAGTGTGGCGCTGAAGGTCATGATTATGACGCCAAACATTGCAAGTACTGCGGCGCCCGGCTTTAA